A genomic region of Denticeps clupeoides chromosome 17, fDenClu1.1, whole genome shotgun sequence contains the following coding sequences:
- the tbc1d15 gene encoding TBC1 domain family member 15 isoform X1, with protein MAATTPPQVLYEHEGVFIHSSSEDSEDQGLLVSGFLRIIDKDGEAIVDYKPLEDAVDPTNMLCAGKDSSSVVEWTQCPPEKPHRTVDQQQSCETEWDMVNTISFRRKPYTNGEGGSNHMHERNKWAFSISAVDLKSITVSAEGWTHVTFHLKDDTALPTIHFHQGGSEGFMECLRKCVHLSKCPSDESLFFVSAFNKALSQSFENLLDDTNYGLVQKLKKDPYTTTLGGFSKVTNYIYDAFRGSDLEYRQRPPEEMADLLGEVIPGLEINQQEEPGFEVITRVDLGPRPVVRRREPLTVEGWLKYQDPEGRMRNVPDLKKNIFKGGLCHAARKEAWKFLLGFFPWESTYEERKVLQKRKTDEYFRMKLQWRSVSEEQERRNSKLRDYKSLIEKDVNRTDRNNKYYEGLDNPGLILLHDILMTYCMYDFDLGYVQGMSDLLSPILFVMESEVDAFWCFVSFMDQLHDNFEEQMQGMKTQLIQLSTLLRLLDLAFWNYLESQDSGYLYFCFRWLLIRFKRELHFPDVLRLWEVMWTGLPCQNFHLLVCCAILDSEKQKIMDRHYGFNEILKHINELSMKLDIEEILHKSESICLQIKNCKDIPPSVGEILGLTAAYDTQTAECGKPDSSHLTRALHRPEQAVSNGHRHLTETPRGVCTAAFIS; from the exons ATGGCGGCCACGACGCCTCCGCAG GTTTTGTACGAGCACGAAGGGGTCTTCATTCATTCGAGCTCCGAGGACTCTGAAGATCAGGGTTTGCTCGTCTCTGGGTTCCTGCGCATCATAGACAAG GATGGCGAGGCCATTGTGGATTACAAACCTTTGGAAGATGCCGTCGATCCAACGAACATGCTGTGTGCAGGCAAG GACTCCAGTTCGGTGGTGGAGTGGACCCAGTGTCCGCCGGAGAAACCACACCGCACTGTGGACCAGCAGCAAAGCTGTGAGACAGAGTGGGACATGGTCAACACCATCTCCTTTCGCAGGAAACCATACACAAATGGCGAAG GTGGATCTAACCACATGCATGAAAGGAATAAGTGGGCTTTCTCCATCAGTGCTGTGGACCTGAAGTCCATTACAGTGAGTGCTGAGGGCTGGACACACGTCACCTTCCACCTGAAAGACGACACCGCGTTACCCACCATCCATTTCCATCAAGGGGGCAGTGAAGGCTTCATGGAGTGCCTCAGGAAATGTGTGCATCTCAGCAA ATGTCCCAGTGACGAAAGTTTGTTTTTTGTCAGCGCTTTCAACAAAGCACTTTCTCAGTCCTTTGAGAACCTTCTCGATGACACCAACTATGGCCTTGTTCAA AAATTAAAGAAAGACCCCTACACAACCACACTGGGGGGCTTCTCGAAGGTCACAAACTACATCTACGATGCCTTCCGGGGATCCGACCTGGAGTACAGGCAGAGGCCACCGGAGGAGATGGCCGACCTCCTCGGCGAGGTGATCCCAGGGCTGGAGATCAACCAGCAGGAGGAACCTGGCTTTGAGGTCATCACCAGG GTGGACCTGGGCCCACGGCCGGTGGTGCGGCGACGGGAACCCCTGACGGTGGAGGGCTGGCTGAAATACCAGGACCCTGAGGGCAGGATGCGCAACGTTCCTGACCTcaagaaaaacatatttaaaggg GGACTGTGTCACGCAGCCAGGAAGGAGGCCTGGAAGTTTCTGCTGGGCTTTTTCCCGTGGGAGAGCACCTATGAAGAAAGGAAAGTtctgcagaaaagaaaaac GGATGAGTACTTTAGGATGAAGCTTCAATGGAGGTCAGTCAGTGAAGAGCAGGAGAGAAGAAACTCCAAATTAAGGGACTACAAGAGTTTAATAG AAAAAGATGTCAACCgaacagacagaaacaacaagTATTATGAAGGTCTGGACAACCCGGGCCTGATCTTACTCCACGATATCTTGATGACGTACTGCATGTATGATTTTGATTTAG GTTATGTCCAAGGTATGAGTGACCTCCTGTCCCCCATCCTCTTTGTGATGGAGAGTGAGGTGGATGCCTTCTGGTGCTTCGTGTCCTTCATGGATCagctg CACGACAACTTCGAAGAGCAGATGCAGGGGATGAAGACCCAGCTAATCCAGCTCAGCACTTTACTGCGGCTACTGGATCTGGCCTTCTGGAACTACCTGG AATCACAAGACTCTGGATATTTATACTTCTGTTTCCGGTGGTTATTGATACGCTTCAAGAGAGAGCTTCACTTTCCAGATGTGCTTCGTCTGTGGGAG GTCATGTGGACGGGATTACCCTGCCAAAATTTTCATCTACTAGTCTGCTGTGCCATCCTGGATTCTGAGAAGCAGAAGATTATGGACCGGCATTATGGCTTTAATGAGATCCTGAAG CATATAAATGAGCTTTCGATGAAGCTGGACATTGAAGAAATTCTTCATAAATCAGAGTCTATCTGTTTACAGATCAAAAATTGCAAG GACATACCGCCTTCAGTCGGCGAGATTTTGGGACTGACTGCTGCCTACGACACACAAACAGCCGAGTGTGGAAAACCGGACTCGAGTCATCTGACGCGGGCGTTACACCGGCCGGAGCAGGCGGTCTCCAATGGACACAGACACTTAACTGAGACGCCTCGAGGCGTCTGCACAGCAGCCTTCATCTCCTAG
- the tbc1d15 gene encoding TBC1 domain family member 15 isoform X2, whose amino-acid sequence MAATTPPQVLYEHEGVFIHSSSEDSEDQGLLVSGFLRIIDKDGEAIVDYKPLEDAVDPTNMLCAGKDSSSVVEWTQCPPEKPHRTVDQQQSCETEWDMVNTISFRRKPYTNGEGGSNHMHERNKWAFSISAVDLKSITVSAEGWTHVTFHLKDDTALPTIHFHQGGSEGFMECLRKCVHLSNAFNKALSQSFENLLDDTNYGLVQKLKKDPYTTTLGGFSKVTNYIYDAFRGSDLEYRQRPPEEMADLLGEVIPGLEINQQEEPGFEVITRVDLGPRPVVRRREPLTVEGWLKYQDPEGRMRNVPDLKKNIFKGGLCHAARKEAWKFLLGFFPWESTYEERKVLQKRKTDEYFRMKLQWRSVSEEQERRNSKLRDYKSLIEKDVNRTDRNNKYYEGLDNPGLILLHDILMTYCMYDFDLGYVQGMSDLLSPILFVMESEVDAFWCFVSFMDQLHDNFEEQMQGMKTQLIQLSTLLRLLDLAFWNYLESQDSGYLYFCFRWLLIRFKRELHFPDVLRLWEVMWTGLPCQNFHLLVCCAILDSEKQKIMDRHYGFNEILKHINELSMKLDIEEILHKSESICLQIKNCKDIPPSVGEILGLTAAYDTQTAECGKPDSSHLTRALHRPEQAVSNGHRHLTETPRGVCTAAFIS is encoded by the exons ATGGCGGCCACGACGCCTCCGCAG GTTTTGTACGAGCACGAAGGGGTCTTCATTCATTCGAGCTCCGAGGACTCTGAAGATCAGGGTTTGCTCGTCTCTGGGTTCCTGCGCATCATAGACAAG GATGGCGAGGCCATTGTGGATTACAAACCTTTGGAAGATGCCGTCGATCCAACGAACATGCTGTGTGCAGGCAAG GACTCCAGTTCGGTGGTGGAGTGGACCCAGTGTCCGCCGGAGAAACCACACCGCACTGTGGACCAGCAGCAAAGCTGTGAGACAGAGTGGGACATGGTCAACACCATCTCCTTTCGCAGGAAACCATACACAAATGGCGAAG GTGGATCTAACCACATGCATGAAAGGAATAAGTGGGCTTTCTCCATCAGTGCTGTGGACCTGAAGTCCATTACAGTGAGTGCTGAGGGCTGGACACACGTCACCTTCCACCTGAAAGACGACACCGCGTTACCCACCATCCATTTCCATCAAGGGGGCAGTGAAGGCTTCATGGAGTGCCTCAGGAAATGTGTGCATCTCAGCAA CGCTTTCAACAAAGCACTTTCTCAGTCCTTTGAGAACCTTCTCGATGACACCAACTATGGCCTTGTTCAA AAATTAAAGAAAGACCCCTACACAACCACACTGGGGGGCTTCTCGAAGGTCACAAACTACATCTACGATGCCTTCCGGGGATCCGACCTGGAGTACAGGCAGAGGCCACCGGAGGAGATGGCCGACCTCCTCGGCGAGGTGATCCCAGGGCTGGAGATCAACCAGCAGGAGGAACCTGGCTTTGAGGTCATCACCAGG GTGGACCTGGGCCCACGGCCGGTGGTGCGGCGACGGGAACCCCTGACGGTGGAGGGCTGGCTGAAATACCAGGACCCTGAGGGCAGGATGCGCAACGTTCCTGACCTcaagaaaaacatatttaaaggg GGACTGTGTCACGCAGCCAGGAAGGAGGCCTGGAAGTTTCTGCTGGGCTTTTTCCCGTGGGAGAGCACCTATGAAGAAAGGAAAGTtctgcagaaaagaaaaac GGATGAGTACTTTAGGATGAAGCTTCAATGGAGGTCAGTCAGTGAAGAGCAGGAGAGAAGAAACTCCAAATTAAGGGACTACAAGAGTTTAATAG AAAAAGATGTCAACCgaacagacagaaacaacaagTATTATGAAGGTCTGGACAACCCGGGCCTGATCTTACTCCACGATATCTTGATGACGTACTGCATGTATGATTTTGATTTAG GTTATGTCCAAGGTATGAGTGACCTCCTGTCCCCCATCCTCTTTGTGATGGAGAGTGAGGTGGATGCCTTCTGGTGCTTCGTGTCCTTCATGGATCagctg CACGACAACTTCGAAGAGCAGATGCAGGGGATGAAGACCCAGCTAATCCAGCTCAGCACTTTACTGCGGCTACTGGATCTGGCCTTCTGGAACTACCTGG AATCACAAGACTCTGGATATTTATACTTCTGTTTCCGGTGGTTATTGATACGCTTCAAGAGAGAGCTTCACTTTCCAGATGTGCTTCGTCTGTGGGAG GTCATGTGGACGGGATTACCCTGCCAAAATTTTCATCTACTAGTCTGCTGTGCCATCCTGGATTCTGAGAAGCAGAAGATTATGGACCGGCATTATGGCTTTAATGAGATCCTGAAG CATATAAATGAGCTTTCGATGAAGCTGGACATTGAAGAAATTCTTCATAAATCAGAGTCTATCTGTTTACAGATCAAAAATTGCAAG GACATACCGCCTTCAGTCGGCGAGATTTTGGGACTGACTGCTGCCTACGACACACAAACAGCCGAGTGTGGAAAACCGGACTCGAGTCATCTGACGCGGGCGTTACACCGGCCGGAGCAGGCGGTCTCCAATGGACACAGACACTTAACTGAGACGCCTCGAGGCGTCTGCACAGCAGCCTTCATCTCCTAG
- the tbc1d15 gene encoding TBC1 domain family member 15 isoform X3, with the protein MARPLWITNLWKMPSIQRTCCVQDSSSVVEWTQCPPEKPHRTVDQQQSCETEWDMVNTISFRRKPYTNGEGGSNHMHERNKWAFSISAVDLKSITVSAEGWTHVTFHLKDDTALPTIHFHQGGSEGFMECLRKCVHLSKCPSDESLFFVSAFNKALSQSFENLLDDTNYGLVQKLKKDPYTTTLGGFSKVTNYIYDAFRGSDLEYRQRPPEEMADLLGEVIPGLEINQQEEPGFEVITRVDLGPRPVVRRREPLTVEGWLKYQDPEGRMRNVPDLKKNIFKGGLCHAARKEAWKFLLGFFPWESTYEERKVLQKRKTDEYFRMKLQWRSVSEEQERRNSKLRDYKSLIEKDVNRTDRNNKYYEGLDNPGLILLHDILMTYCMYDFDLGYVQGMSDLLSPILFVMESEVDAFWCFVSFMDQLHDNFEEQMQGMKTQLIQLSTLLRLLDLAFWNYLESQDSGYLYFCFRWLLIRFKRELHFPDVLRLWEVMWTGLPCQNFHLLVCCAILDSEKQKIMDRHYGFNEILKHINELSMKLDIEEILHKSESICLQIKNCKDIPPSVGEILGLTAAYDTQTAECGKPDSSHLTRALHRPEQAVSNGHRHLTETPRGVCTAAFIS; encoded by the exons ATGGCGAGGCCATTGTGGATTACAAACCTTTGGAAGATGCCGTCGATCCAACGAACATGCTGTGTGCAG GACTCCAGTTCGGTGGTGGAGTGGACCCAGTGTCCGCCGGAGAAACCACACCGCACTGTGGACCAGCAGCAAAGCTGTGAGACAGAGTGGGACATGGTCAACACCATCTCCTTTCGCAGGAAACCATACACAAATGGCGAAG GTGGATCTAACCACATGCATGAAAGGAATAAGTGGGCTTTCTCCATCAGTGCTGTGGACCTGAAGTCCATTACAGTGAGTGCTGAGGGCTGGACACACGTCACCTTCCACCTGAAAGACGACACCGCGTTACCCACCATCCATTTCCATCAAGGGGGCAGTGAAGGCTTCATGGAGTGCCTCAGGAAATGTGTGCATCTCAGCAA ATGTCCCAGTGACGAAAGTTTGTTTTTTGTCAGCGCTTTCAACAAAGCACTTTCTCAGTCCTTTGAGAACCTTCTCGATGACACCAACTATGGCCTTGTTCAA AAATTAAAGAAAGACCCCTACACAACCACACTGGGGGGCTTCTCGAAGGTCACAAACTACATCTACGATGCCTTCCGGGGATCCGACCTGGAGTACAGGCAGAGGCCACCGGAGGAGATGGCCGACCTCCTCGGCGAGGTGATCCCAGGGCTGGAGATCAACCAGCAGGAGGAACCTGGCTTTGAGGTCATCACCAGG GTGGACCTGGGCCCACGGCCGGTGGTGCGGCGACGGGAACCCCTGACGGTGGAGGGCTGGCTGAAATACCAGGACCCTGAGGGCAGGATGCGCAACGTTCCTGACCTcaagaaaaacatatttaaaggg GGACTGTGTCACGCAGCCAGGAAGGAGGCCTGGAAGTTTCTGCTGGGCTTTTTCCCGTGGGAGAGCACCTATGAAGAAAGGAAAGTtctgcagaaaagaaaaac GGATGAGTACTTTAGGATGAAGCTTCAATGGAGGTCAGTCAGTGAAGAGCAGGAGAGAAGAAACTCCAAATTAAGGGACTACAAGAGTTTAATAG AAAAAGATGTCAACCgaacagacagaaacaacaagTATTATGAAGGTCTGGACAACCCGGGCCTGATCTTACTCCACGATATCTTGATGACGTACTGCATGTATGATTTTGATTTAG GTTATGTCCAAGGTATGAGTGACCTCCTGTCCCCCATCCTCTTTGTGATGGAGAGTGAGGTGGATGCCTTCTGGTGCTTCGTGTCCTTCATGGATCagctg CACGACAACTTCGAAGAGCAGATGCAGGGGATGAAGACCCAGCTAATCCAGCTCAGCACTTTACTGCGGCTACTGGATCTGGCCTTCTGGAACTACCTGG AATCACAAGACTCTGGATATTTATACTTCTGTTTCCGGTGGTTATTGATACGCTTCAAGAGAGAGCTTCACTTTCCAGATGTGCTTCGTCTGTGGGAG GTCATGTGGACGGGATTACCCTGCCAAAATTTTCATCTACTAGTCTGCTGTGCCATCCTGGATTCTGAGAAGCAGAAGATTATGGACCGGCATTATGGCTTTAATGAGATCCTGAAG CATATAAATGAGCTTTCGATGAAGCTGGACATTGAAGAAATTCTTCATAAATCAGAGTCTATCTGTTTACAGATCAAAAATTGCAAG GACATACCGCCTTCAGTCGGCGAGATTTTGGGACTGACTGCTGCCTACGACACACAAACAGCCGAGTGTGGAAAACCGGACTCGAGTCATCTGACGCGGGCGTTACACCGGCCGGAGCAGGCGGTCTCCAATGGACACAGACACTTAACTGAGACGCCTCGAGGCGTCTGCACAGCAGCCTTCATCTCCTAG
- the tph2 gene encoding tryptophan 5-hydroxylase 2 — protein sequence MASEVQPKKKGPEAVPRMQPAMMMFSSKYWARRGLSLDSAMFDQQHTGGQMLRRTSFGRIDEKPDREDKPVTHDSGKTTVVFSVKNEVGCLVKALRLFQEKQVNLAHIESRTCRRVPTEVEIYAECSCTKTAFNELVQYLKNHINVICCNTPQHAWTTDGDCEDCVCVLGGLPDGDGVPWFPQKISELDQCSHRVLMYGSELDADHPGFKDQVYRQRRKYFVEVAMNYKFGQPIPRIKYTVEEVKTWGVVFRELTKLYPTHACREYLKNLPLLTKLCGYREDNIPQLEDVSTFLRERSGFTVRPVAGYLSPRDFLAGLAYRVFNCTQYVRHSVDPLYTPEPDTCHELLGHVPLLADPKFAQFSQEIGLASLGASDEDVQKLATCYFFTIEFGLCKQDGQLRAYGAGLLSSIGELKHALSDKAAVKTFDPKTTCYQECLITTFQEVYFVSESFEEAKEKMREFAKTIKRPFSVYYNPYTQSIDLLKDTRSIENVVQDLRCDLTTVCDALGKMNRYLGI from the exons atGGCGTCCGAGGTGCAGCCGAAGAAGAAGGGGCCCGAGGCGGTTCCCAGGATGCAGCCGGCCATGATGATGTTCTCCAGCAAGTACTGGGCCCGGCGTGGCCTTTCACTGGACTCGGCTATGTTCGACCAGCAGCACACTGGGGGCCAaatg CTCCGCAGGACGTCCTTTGGTCGGATAGACGAGAAACCGGATAGAGAGGACAAGCCTGTGACACATGACTCAGGAAAGACCACGGTGGTCTTCTCCGTGAAGAACGAGGTTGGCTGCTTAGTGAAGGCTCTACGGCTCTTCCAG GAGAAGCAAGTTAATCTGGCCCACATCGAGTCTCGCACGTGTAGGCGCGTCCCCACGGAGGTGGAGATCTATGCCGAGTGCAGCTGCACCAAGACGGCATTTAACGAGCTTGTGCAGTACCTTAAAAACCACATCAACGTCATCTGCTGCAACACCCCTCAGCACGCCTGGACAACCGACGGAG ACTGTGAggactgcgtgtgtgttttgggtgggTTGCCAGATGGGGATGGCGTCCCCTGGTTTCCCCAGAAGATTTCGGAGCTGGACCAGTGCTCTCACAGGGTGCTGATGTATGGTTCTGAGCTGGATGCTGACCATCCG GGATTTAAAGATCAAGTCTACCGTCAAAGGAGGAAGTATTTTGTTGAGGTTGCCATGAATTACAAATT TGGGCAACCCATTCCACGCATCAAGTACACGGTCGAGGAGGTGAAGACCTGGGGAGTGGTGTTTCGAGAACTCACCAAGCTCTACCCCACACACGCTTGTCGAGAGTACCTGAAGAACCTCCCTCTGCTCACAAAGCTTTGTGGGTACAGAGAAGACAACATACCTCAGCTGGAGGACGTGTCCACGTTTCTCAGAG AGCGATCAGGGTTCACAGTAAGGCCCGTGGCAGGATACCTGTCCCCCAGAGACTTCCTGGCCGGCCTGGCATACCGCGTTTTCAACTGCACCCAGTACGTGCGCCATAGTGTTGACCCGCTCTACACGCCGGAGCC TGACACGTGCCACGAACTACTCGGTCATGTGCCCTTGCTGGCAGACCCCAAGTTTGCCCAGTTCTCGCAGGAGATCGGGCTGGCCTCGCTGGGAGCGTCAGACGAGGACGTGCAGAAGCTGGCTACA TGTTACTTCTTCACCATCGAGTTCGGCCTGTGCAAGCAGGACGGCCAGTTGAGAGCCTATGGGGCTGGTCTGCTGTCATCCATTGGGGAGCTGAAG CATGCGCTGTCAGACAAAGCTGCCGTGAAGACGTTTGACCCGAAGACCACGTGCTATCAAGAATGCCTCATCACCACTTTCCAGGAGGTTTACTTTGTCTCTGAGAGTTTTGAAGAGGCCAAAGAGAAAATGAG GGAATTCGCCAAAACGATAAAGAGGCCGTTCTCTGTATACTACAACCCTTACACCCAGAGCATCGACCTGCTGAAGGACACCAGGAGCATCGAGAACGTCGTGCAGGACCTGCGCTGCGACCTCACCACGGTGTGCGACGCACTGGGCAAAATGAACAGATACCTGGGCATCTAG